One Limnothrix sp. FACHB-406 genomic window, AGCGTTTTTAGCGTCGCTGGTTCAACCCGATTAACAACTGTTGATTAACCTCTCTGTTGGTGTTGTTCGTTAATGTTGCTTCCCGTTGGTGCGGTGGTTGCTCGGTTTCCCCTCTTGGAGTCGTTGCAAATATTCCCAACCCCGCTGGGGCCAGACCCGATCGCGCCCGGTGCGTTCGGCAATCCATTGGGCCACCTTGGGCCCCGACCAAGGGCCCCCGTCGGGAGCCGGTTGATCCAGCAATTGCGCTAATTCCTGTTGTTGCTCCGTGGTCAGGAGCGATCGAGCCGATCGATGGCGTTGGCTGGGTCGCCGGTCGATCGCATTGGGGCCCAGTTGGTTATAGCGACGAACCAACTCCTTGGCATAGTCATAGCTCAAGTCCACCACTCGGGCCGCTTGGGTAATGGTCCAGCCTTGGGCAATTAAATAGAGCAGGTGCCATCGGCGGGCCTCGGTGGCTTCCTTGGCTTGACGGTAGCGATCGCGCAGGCGATCGAGGCTGAGATGGGGGTTCAGCGTGACGCGCGGCGGCATAGGAACGACCTGGGATCGTCAATCAAGCGATCAAAAAACAGCAAATCAGGGGGCCAAGCGATTGACCTGAGCCAGCACAACCACCCTGGGCTTGCGGTGTCTAGCCAAGGCCCGGCGGTCGTATCCCCACTTTGCTCTTCTGGCTGGCAGGGTCGAATCCGGACGCTTTTGATTCACCCGACCCGATCGCCCCGATCGACGCACTCTAGAGGGCCAATCGCTGCCAAGCCAACCGGGCCGCTCCGGCCATGCCTGCCTGATTGCCCAATTCCGCCACCACAATTTGCAATCCTTCCCGGGAGGAGGGCAGCACCCGCCGGTTCACTTCCGCTTCCATGGCCGGGAAAAACCACTGGGCCCCGGCGCTGATGCCACCGCCAATCACCACGGCTTCGGGTGTGAAAATGTAGATTAGGCTGGCTAATCCGGCTCCCAAGTCTCGGCCGTAGGCGGCCCAAAAGGCGATCGCCTCTAGATCGCCCGCCGCGGCCTTGGCCGCCACCTGGTGAGGTTCCAGACCCGTGCGCCGCCGCACCGCCTGCACGGAGGTGTATTGCTCCAATGATCCTTGATTGCCGCTGTTGCAAGGGGGCCCATCGGGATTGAGGGTAATCAGACCCAATTCCCCGGCGGCTCCGGTGCGGCCCGCGAACAGTTCGCCCCCCAAAATGACGGCTCCGCCTACGCCCGTGCCCAGGGTCAACACCAGCAGGTCTTGGAATTGGCGACCGGCCCCTAACCAGGCTTCTCCTAAGCCAGCGCAGTTGGCATCGTTGGCCAAAATGGTCGATCGGCCCGTGGCCGCTTCCATCCAATCGGCTAAGGGCACATCGTGCCAGCCTTCTAGGTTGATGGCGACTCGAGCAATTCGGCCGGCCGCATCGGCGGGGCCCGGCGTGCCAATCCCGATCGCGATCGCTCCTCGATCGGGGTCGAGTTGCTGAATGGCGGCGGCGATCGCCTCCGTGACTGCTGTGGGTGTGGCCGGCTGGGGAGTATCAATCACCAACGAAGCCAAGCAATCACCCGTGGCCATATATCGTCCCAACTTGATGGCCGTGCCGCCCAAATCTACCCCGATTACCGTTGCCGAACCCATGACTCTGTACCAAAACTCCGCCGCGCTATTTTGGCATCTCGGTTAGCGGCGCGATCAGGTCAAAAGCTTGGGCAACGGTCAGCAACCCCAAAAAGGGCAGCAATCAGCCATCTTAATGCAAGATTACTAAACTAATCTTGCATTCAAGAACGCTAAATTGGGGGTCGAAACCCCATTACGTGACCCAAACCCTTCGATGGCGACTCCAACCGCTTCTAGACCCCAAAATCGTCGCCAAAATCGTTGGCTATTGGCCGGCATTCTGGGGATACTCACGGCCCTCGGGTTGGGAACCAAGCGCTATCACGGCCCCTTGGAAAGTTGGGTGCAACATCACCTGGGCGATGTGTTGGTGATGATTTTTCTGATTGGGGTGGCCCGTTGGCTGTGGCCCCGGCGATCGGCTGGGGTGCTAAGTGCTTGGGTGATGGCGATCGCGATCGGGATTGAACTACTGCAACTGTGGCATCCACCGATGTTGCAAGCGATTCGCGCCACCTTCCTAGGGCAAATTATTTTTGGCAGCTACTTCGACTGGTGGGATTTTGTCCACTACGGCCTTGGGGCCTTGCTGGGCTACGGAGGATTGCGGTGGCTCGATCGCTGGGGCCAGGAACAACCCCAAGTGGCCCCGCCCGATCTCCCCTCGATCGATCAGTGACAAGTAACGGCGCTAGCGGCGCGATCGCAGCCGGCTTTGCTGCCATTGTTGCAATCGTTCAATCCATTGCCCCCCATCTTCCTTGGCTTGGTTCAGGAGATGAACGATCGCCGCTTCCACAATCGTTTCCTTATAGGGGGCGTTGCTTTTGCCCAGGGCCAATTGCAGTTCCAAATGGAAGCGATCGAGTTCGTCCAGCACCGACTCCCGCACTTGAAAAGTAGCCCGGCGCAAACTGGCCGCTTGGCCCTTGGGTGCGGGCGGCAGCGAATCCGTCTCGGATTCCGTGGGTTGCAGATATTGCGCTAACAACTGATCGCCGGCCGTGGGTTCTGAAGACATGGTGGATTGCAGAGTTGGGGATTTGAACCGAGAAGTAGATGGGGAAAATCAGGGGAATTGATCAGATCAATCAGTCGATCAGTTGATTGGTCTATTCGTTAATCAGTCGATCAGTTGCAGCATCCATCGAGGAGATGAGTAGCAGCGATCGATCAGGTTGGATTGGTGGGTGAGGGACGATCGACCAAAACCGTCGCGATCGCTTCATAACCCTGCAACACAACCGATCGGCGTTGGCGAGCAAGTCCCGATCGCAACAATTTTCCATCGACCGTGAGCTTGGGGAAACAAGCCGATCGAGGAATGGGCGGGAACAGGGCGATCGCGCCTCGGCTGGCCAGGGCCCAATCTTGCAATCCCGCCAACACCTGATCACACCAAGGGGCCCGTCGTTCGCTCATGGTGGGCAACACCCCCACAACCCGCAAATTGGGATTGAGCTGCGATCGCACACTGGCCACCGTTTCCATCAGAGCCAACAAACTGCGCAAGGCCAAGGGTTGGCATTGTACCGGAATCAACAACCCATCCGCCGCCGCTAACGCACTCAGCGTCCAAAACCCCAGTCCCGGCGGACAGTCCAGCAACACCAGAGGGCTTTGGGTTTGGGCGGGAGAGGTTGCCAAAAATGGTTTGGGTTGTTGCTCATCAAGCTTGCCCAGCAGTGGCCAAGATTGCGCCAGGGCCTGACGCAGCCGCAACAACCCTTCGGGCGATCGAGCCAAGGCCACCGCCGCCGACTCCAAATCCAAACCACCCGGCAACAGCCATCCCCGATCGCCCGCCGCCACTAGTCGATCGCCGATCGCCCCCTGTCCTTGCAACGTTGTCGCGATCGAGGGTGAATCCGTCGCTCTCAACAGGGCCGTTAGGTGTGCTTGGGGATCCAAGTCCACCATCACCACGGGCGATTCCACAGGCGATCGAGCCGCCAACAGTTCCGCCAAACAAAGCACCGTTGTGGTTTTGCCCACGCCCCCTTTGGGATTCACGATCGCGATCGTTGTGCTTGCCACCGGTTTTGCCCACATCCCAGACCACAGGCGAATTCTACCGCTTCACTCACCATCTTGCTCGCTGGTCAACCATTCAGCCACTCAAGAATAAAAGAATTTGAATTAATGAATTCACAACGTCTCAAGAATTTCAAAATATAAATTCATAAGAACATAAACATTCAGATTGTCAACTTGTTAAAAACTCAAAAATGATTTTTGGTAAATCCATCAAAACAGACCCGTCAGAACCAGCCCCAAAACAGACCTATCCCCCCAACGGAGCCTGACCTCGCCGCCAGTTAGCCCCAAGGCACTCCAGAAACTAGAAGTTGCGATACAAAATTGCGGTCTATGCCATCCCAAACCCGACCCTTGAATCGCCCATGCCCCAAATACAAGCAGATAAGGTGTTTAGGGTCTGTCATAACAAGGGGCTTAAGCCCCTTGTCTCCCCCGATCTGCCAACGGTGGAATCAGGGTTTCAGGTAATTTGACGACAGGCCCTAGACCCTTTGTCCCTCGTTTAATACCGAATTTCTCAGCGCTTCCTCTCCTCAAAAGAAACGGCTTAACGTCGCCAAATGCCTTGAACTTGTGACCACCAAGCTTGGGGCCGATCGCTCGATCGCACCTGCCAGCTCAACATCGATCGAATCAGGGGCCAACCACCCGATCGCAACGCCGCCGCCACATGCAGCCCCAAACACAACACCATCACCACCCAAGCCGCCAAATGTACGGAATACCAAACATGGTGAAATTCCCCGGCCGGCAGCCATTCCTCCTTAATTTGTCGGCCGGAAACCACCGCCAGCCCTGCCGCCAACAACATCAACGTATTCGCCAGGCGATGGAGCGATCGCTTGGCTTGGCCCGCCTGTTGATTGCCCAGTTGTCGCAGCGCCGCGATCGAAAGCAACCGATGAGCACCCAAATAAAAGCTGTATAGCGCCAGCGGCAACAACATCACCAGGAAAAACAGACCGAATGTGCCGTGCAAGCCTTCAATGTCCGCGATCGGGGGCAACGGCAACCGTCCCCACCGGCCATCGTAAGTGTTGTAGGTCAGGGCCGCCGTCACAATCGCCCCAATCCCCAAGCTGGCACTGATGCCATGCAAAAACCGCAATAACGAAGGTTGATAGGGCTGAGCCTTGGCCATGAATTTTCCTCTCAAGTCATCCTGACTAACTGAAAAAGATTGTCGTGCAAAACCATCTCACTGGTTGAATGCCGTTCCAATAGTTTAAGGAATTCCAGAAGAAATGAGTTGTGGAATGGGCTGCGTAACGATAAAAAATCATCACTCGCTGAGAGGCAAGGTTAAGGATCAAGAGAACACCCCAATAGCATTTTGGAGCACTTGCAATCCCTCAAGAAATTACAGGAGATAGGGTTCAAAATTTTAACTTAAGATTCAAGTTTAATTCATTTTCTATTCATTATTATTTCATTTTTTAATCAATATAAATTCATCACTGCTGATCTTAAAAATTATCGCACTACTACCATAACAGGTTAAATCACGCCATAATTGCTTGAAATGCTCTGCCAGTTCATTTTCTAATCTAGTTCTCTAATTGAAATTAAGAGACATTATTAATCTGAAGAAGAAAAGCATGATTATCTTGCTCAAAATCTTTTTCTAATGGACTTAATTTTATCAGCCCACTGAAGCAAACTTGAATCAGAAAAAATGAATTAAAAATGAATTAAAAATAGACCAATAAAAATGAATTGAATATGAAACAAAGAAATCAAAAGTTTGTCTATAATGACACTGTTTCAGAACAGAGATAAAAATTTCCGATTTTATGATTGATGAATGATCTCTGATGAAGAATCAAGCATTTTTATAAACATCCCTGATACCCAACTCAACTCAATTCCCCAACAACCGCCATGGACATTTTAACGGCAGCTTCTTTAGGGCTAGGACTATCAGCAGATGCCTTCGCGGTCTCTGTTTCCAGCGGCTTATCCATGAAGTATGCTCGCTGGCACAAAGCCATCAAAATTGCTCTGTTTTTTGGTGGGTTTCAAATGTTGATGCCGATCTTGGGTTGGGGTCTGAGCCTGACCTGGCGATCGACCATTGAAGCCTACGATCAGTGGATTGCCTTCTTGTTGTTGGTGGCGATCGGGGCCAAGACCATTCGCGAAGCCCTGGGTAATGATGACGACAACCCCAGCGAGCAAGCCTGCAACCCCGCTGACACTAGAATGCTCACGGGCCTCGCGATCGCCACGAGCATCGATGCTCTGGCGGCAGGTGTGGGGCTGACGGTGGTAAACACGCCCATCTTGCAAGTGGCCGGCGTGATTGGCCTCATCACCTTTGCAGTCTGCTTGGCGGGGGTCTTTTTAGGGAAGTCCTTTGGCTGCCGACTCTACTCCCACGTGGGCAAGGTAGAGATTGTGGGCGGTGCGATTCTGATTTTGCTTGGCTTCAAAATGTTACTAACTGCGGGATGATTCGGCAAAGTGGCCATCATTATGTCAATAATTGAAATGGTATAGCAGGTATCAAGAACCTGTAGTTTGGGGAAGCTAATCTCGATTAGCTCCCCTCTTTTTATTTCAGAAAGCAGCTTTTCCTTCCTAAATAAACCTTGTTTCGTCAAATCTGGGTTCTAGCTGCCCAAATTGTCTACTACGAAAGCTTCACAGTTGCCTAACAGTTCTATAGCCGTTTAGGGTGACGTTCGCAACTAGGCCTAAACTCTGGCCCACAACAGGATTGCGGCGGAGGGAACCTGGCTTGGCGGGATGCAAATGGGTGCAAAAAAGAAGCGATCGCCTATCAGAGACGATCGCACGGGGGCAAGGGTAATTATTGCAACCTATTCAAGTACAACCAATACGGACAAGACCTGTCTCAATCAGACTGGCACAAGTCCCTAGGCACGGGGGCCTAACTGGTTTTGGCCGACGGGTCGATCGGGCCCGCATCCAGATCAGCTCCCGGATTGGGCGCGGAAGCGGTCATTCCATCCGCAATCGGGGCCGGGTCGCCGCCATCCTGATCGCGGGAAGCATGGGCATGGTGCGTGCCCTGGCCGTTACTGTCGGACTTTGGTGATTTGGTTGTGGTGGTTGTGGGGTCTGGGTTTCGGGACTGGGACTGCTGGGCCAGGGTGTCACGCTCCGCATTGTCGCGCTCCTCTGCCCGATCGCGCGCCCCATTGTCCTCCATTTCCAAAGGCACAATTGGAGCAGGTGGATCGGTTTGACCCATCAGGCCAATTTGGGCCGCATTAAAGGCAATTGCCACGCGCCGCCGAAATTCTCGGGCCGCGCCCCACTGTTGCAAGGGAGTGGTGCGAATCCAAACCCGCACCATGGAACCACTGGCGGAAAACTCATCAATCCCCAGCACTTGGGGACGATCGAGCAAAATTTCTGACCACTGCGGATCCGCCGCCAAATCATCACTGAGCTGATTCAAAATCGCCAGGGCTTGATCCAAGTCGGCTCCATAGGCGATCGGGATTCGCAAATCCGCTTGGGAATAGTGGTTGGACAGGTTGGCCACCGTACGGATTTCGCTGTTGGGAATCACAATCAGCCGCTGTTCTGCATCCCGCAGCTTCGTGACCCGCAGGGTGAGCGCCTCCACCCGCCCGGTCAGGTTGCCCACCGCGATCGCGTCGCCCACGGAAAATTGATCCTCCGCCAAAATCAAAAACCCGTTAATCGCATCCTTAATCAGGTTTTGGGAAGCCAGCGACAGGGCCACCCCAATTAACCCCGCCCCGGCAATCAGTGGCCCCACATCTACGCCAATGCCAGCCAGGCCAACGATCGCCCCCAAAATGACCAGCAACACGGTCAGGAAACTTTTGAGGATGCTGGATAGGGTGAGGACGCGCTGTTGCAAACGGGGGCGAGTGCGGGGAGCAATTTGGGTTCCGGCCGTGAGGATCGCCGTTGCCCGATCGACAGCGATGTAACTCAACAAAATTGCAATGTAGGTGACCAGGGTGGCCAAACCCAGCTTGAGGTAGGCCTCAAGGGCATCAAAGATTCGGGCCTGGAGCCAGCGGGTGGCGGGAAAGTTACCCAACACCCACAAACTGGCGGTGGCCCATACGGAAGGCTGGGCAATTTGAATCAGAATCCGCCCGATCGCCAGCCAATGGTCTCGGCGCTGGCGTTGCAACCAAGCGGCCAGGGGAAAACTGTCGTTGGGTTTCGGGTCAACGGGCGGGGTGCTGTGGCTGAGTCGATCGAGCCGTTGCAGACCCCAACCCAACATCAGATGGGCCCCCAAGGCTACTAACCAAATGGCCAAGCTCGATCGCACCTGTTGCCCCAAGGCCGTCGGTTGTCGATCAGCCCGGGCCTGTTGCAAAGATTCCTCAATGGCCGTTTTCACGGAAGTGGCATAGATTCGGGGCTGGGTGAGCTGGGTTCCCGCATCCAGGGCCGTCACCGTCATGATGTAGCGACCATTGACCAAAATTCGAGGCGCATCAACCAAGGCCGTAGCAGGCAAGGCCGTAGTGGGCAAGGGCGCAGCCGGGGTCGCCGGAGCAACAACGGCGGGAGCCGACCCCGAGCCGGGAACCGCCGCATTGGAATTGGGAGCCGCAGCGGGGGCAGACGCGCTGAGTTCGATCGTGACCGCCAACGATCCCTTGGGGTCGCTGAGGAAGCGATCGCCCGCTCCCTGTAGCTGGGTGGTGATGGTGGCAGTCCGCCGAGCCAACTCCTTGGGGGGAGCCGCAATCTGGAATACTGGCCGCCCATCAAATTCAATCCATGCGGCTTGGGGGCGATCGGCCTCAGCTCCCACCCAAGGAGCAGCCCAAGGCTGAATGAAGCTATTGGCCCAGTTGGTTTCCAGGGTCGAGCCAGCCGCCGCAGGAGCCTGAGCATTCAGGGGACTGCTGGCCCCCAACCAGAGGATCAGCCCCAGGACGATCGCCCCCAATGGCCAGCGTCGTCCTGCCGATCGCCCCGAGCGACGTTGGATGATGGTTCGGATTGCTCGCTGGATTGCTCTCTGGATCACGTTGGGGATTCCGATCAAGGTCGGCAATTGGAATGGACTTCAATAAATTAATCAATAATTAATATTGATCGAGGCATTGATCGAAATATTGATCGAAATCATGTTGATCGAAGTGAATCGAAATCTCGATCAGACGCTTCACTTGCTCAACTGATCGCAAGCCCGCCCGATCGCCAATAGAGCTTCATCCATCGGGCCCTGGCCCGTCACCCACTGGGGCAACTCACTCGATCGCACCCAAGCCCATTCGGAATATTCATCCTCGCTGAGTTGCACCTGGGCCGCCTGGGTTGCCGTCAGCCTCACGGCAAAGGTCAGATTCACGCTGTGTAACCCTTCCTCGGCCGGGGGTTGCGATCGCTCCGCAAATTCCGTGGAATAGGCCCCAATCCACTGCAACTGGCTGGGCAAAATTTCTAGGCCAGCTTCCTCCTTCGCCTTGCGGATGGCGGTGTGCTGGGGACTTTCGCCGGGAAACATTCGCCCACCCACCAACCACCAACCCACCCGGGGCGGCCGTCGTCGAAAGCCCAAAAGCCGTCGATCGCCCTCGCAGAACAACAAATCCACACAGGTAATCACCAAAGCGCTCAGGGCCTGGCCATAGGCGATCGCATCCAAATAGGGCCGGGGCGATCGCGTCCCCCGAGGCTCCGAATCCTGTTCCAAATCCCGTTCCGAGTAATGCGCTGGTTCCATTCGTCGGTTGCTGTCCTGAATTGGCTGTCTTGAACTGGCTATCACTGGCTATTTTGAATTGCCGGCCCCGGGCGATCGGGTGTGGATTCGCCCCAACCACCCAA contains:
- a CDS encoding helix-turn-helix domain-containing protein encodes the protein MPPRVTLNPHLSLDRLRDRYRQAKEATEARRWHLLYLIAQGWTITQAARVVDLSYDYAKELVRRYNQLGPNAIDRRPSQRHRSARSLLTTEQQQELAQLLDQPAPDGGPWSGPKVAQWIAERTGRDRVWPQRGWEYLQRLQEGKPSNHRTNGKQH
- a CDS encoding ROK family protein, with protein sequence MGSATVIGVDLGGTAIKLGRYMATGDCLASLVIDTPQPATPTAVTEAIAAAIQQLDPDRGAIAIGIGTPGPADAAGRIARVAINLEGWHDVPLADWMEAATGRSTILANDANCAGLGEAWLGAGRQFQDLLVLTLGTGVGGAVILGGELFAGRTGAAGELGLITLNPDGPPCNSGNQGSLEQYTSVQAVRRRTGLEPHQVAAKAAAGDLEAIAFWAAYGRDLGAGLASLIYIFTPEAVVIGGGISAGAQWFFPAMEAEVNRRVLPSSREGLQIVVAELGNQAGMAGAARLAWQRLAL
- a CDS encoding DUF2809 domain-containing protein gives rise to the protein MATPTASRPQNRRQNRWLLAGILGILTALGLGTKRYHGPLESWVQHHLGDVLVMIFLIGVARWLWPRRSAGVLSAWVMAIAIGIELLQLWHPPMLQAIRATFLGQIIFGSYFDWWDFVHYGLGALLGYGGLRWLDRWGQEQPQVAPPDLPSIDQ
- a CDS encoding ParA family protein, whose protein sequence is MASTTIAIVNPKGGVGKTTTVLCLAELLAARSPVESPVVMVDLDPQAHLTALLRATDSPSIATTLQGQGAIGDRLVAAGDRGWLLPGGLDLESAAVALARSPEGLLRLRQALAQSWPLLGKLDEQQPKPFLATSPAQTQSPLVLLDCPPGLGFWTLSALAAADGLLIPVQCQPLALRSLLALMETVASVRSQLNPNLRVVGVLPTMSERRAPWCDQVLAGLQDWALASRGAIALFPPIPRSACFPKLTVDGKLLRSGLARQRRSVVLQGYEAIATVLVDRPSPTNPT
- a CDS encoding cytochrome b/b6 domain-containing protein translates to MAKAQPYQPSLLRFLHGISASLGIGAIVTAALTYNTYDGRWGRLPLPPIADIEGLHGTFGLFFLVMLLPLALYSFYLGAHRLLSIAALRQLGNQQAGQAKRSLHRLANTLMLLAAGLAVVSGRQIKEEWLPAGEFHHVWYSVHLAAWVVMVLCLGLHVAAALRSGGWPLIRSMLSWQVRSSDRPQAWWSQVQGIWRR
- a CDS encoding manganese efflux pump MntP family protein yields the protein MDILTAASLGLGLSADAFAVSVSSGLSMKYARWHKAIKIALFFGGFQMLMPILGWGLSLTWRSTIEAYDQWIAFLLLVAIGAKTIREALGNDDDNPSEQACNPADTRMLTGLAIATSIDALAAGVGLTVVNTPILQVAGVIGLITFAVCLAGVFLGKSFGCRLYSHVGKVEIVGGAILILLGFKMLLTAG
- a CDS encoding mechanosensitive ion channel family protein, with amino-acid sequence MIQRAIQRAIRTIIQRRSGRSAGRRWPLGAIVLGLILWLGASSPLNAQAPAAAGSTLETNWANSFIQPWAAPWVGAEADRPQAAWIEFDGRPVFQIAAPPKELARRTATITTQLQGAGDRFLSDPKGSLAVTIELSASAPAAAPNSNAAVPGSGSAPAVVAPATPAAPLPTTALPATALVDAPRILVNGRYIMTVTALDAGTQLTQPRIYATSVKTAIEESLQQARADRQPTALGQQVRSSLAIWLVALGAHLMLGWGLQRLDRLSHSTPPVDPKPNDSFPLAAWLQRQRRDHWLAIGRILIQIAQPSVWATASLWVLGNFPATRWLQARIFDALEAYLKLGLATLVTYIAILLSYIAVDRATAILTAGTQIAPRTRPRLQQRVLTLSSILKSFLTVLLVILGAIVGLAGIGVDVGPLIAGAGLIGVALSLASQNLIKDAINGFLILAEDQFSVGDAIAVGNLTGRVEALTLRVTKLRDAEQRLIVIPNSEIRTVANLSNHYSQADLRIPIAYGADLDQALAILNQLSDDLAADPQWSEILLDRPQVLGIDEFSASGSMVRVWIRTTPLQQWGAAREFRRRVAIAFNAAQIGLMGQTDPPAPIVPLEMEDNGARDRAEERDNAERDTLAQQSQSRNPDPTTTTTKSPKSDSNGQGTHHAHASRDQDGGDPAPIADGMTASAPNPGADLDAGPIDPSAKTS
- a CDS encoding NUDIX domain-containing protein encodes the protein MEPAHYSERDLEQDSEPRGTRSPRPYLDAIAYGQALSALVITCVDLLFCEGDRRLLGFRRRPPRVGWWLVGGRMFPGESPQHTAIRKAKEEAGLEILPSQLQWIGAYSTEFAERSQPPAEEGLHSVNLTFAVRLTATQAAQVQLSEDEYSEWAWVRSSELPQWVTGQGPMDEALLAIGRACDQLSK